The proteins below come from a single Agrobacterium vitis genomic window:
- a CDS encoding DsbA family protein → MSNSELILTKRHLLAGIATVATGIAVSTVASPAFAAAEMPKSDHDVDMAEVMKPGPLPDMALGKPDAPVKIVEYFSMTCPHCAHFHATTFDTIKEKYIDTGKVYFVFREFPFDPAATAAFMLARCAPKDQYYPFITMFLKQQRSWAAPDNGDVRGAMLQMSKMAGFTQESFQACLTNTKLAGDVTAMRDLGAKQFGVNATPTFLINGKSYSGDMSVESMSALIDSLL, encoded by the coding sequence ATGTCGAATTCTGAACTGATCCTGACCAAGCGCCATCTTCTGGCTGGTATCGCCACCGTGGCTACGGGCATTGCCGTGTCTACCGTGGCAAGCCCGGCCTTTGCGGCTGCCGAAATGCCCAAGTCTGACCATGATGTCGATATGGCAGAGGTGATGAAACCCGGCCCGCTGCCGGATATGGCACTCGGCAAGCCCGACGCGCCAGTCAAGATCGTTGAATATTTCTCGATGACCTGCCCGCATTGCGCCCATTTCCACGCCACGACCTTCGATACGATCAAGGAAAAATACATCGATACCGGCAAGGTCTATTTCGTGTTCCGCGAGTTTCCTTTCGATCCCGCCGCCACCGCCGCCTTCATGCTGGCGCGTTGCGCCCCGAAGGATCAATATTATCCCTTCATCACCATGTTCCTGAAGCAGCAGCGCTCCTGGGCCGCGCCTGACAATGGCGATGTGCGCGGTGCCATGCTGCAAATGTCGAAAATGGCCGGTTTCACACAGGAAAGCTTCCAGGCTTGCTTGACGAACACCAAGCTTGCCGGTGATGTAACCGCAATGCGGGACCTTGGCGCCAAGCAATTCGGCGTCAACGCAACCCCGACCTTCCTGATCAACGGCAAAAGCTATTCTGGAGATATGTCGGTTGAATCCATGTCGGCGCTCATCGACAGCCTTCTCTGA
- a CDS encoding DUF721 domain-containing protein yields the protein MAFKKRGAAQISELANGIIDPVIARRAGISTALLSSWDEIAGADFADCTRPEKIVWPRRDYAGQDSGQKSGPKSSAPAGRSGGYQAGVLTIACEGARALFLNHAQGELIARINGFFGYPAIGQIRIVQKPVSNTAKHRRGPGRLDAVQAKKLSEMTEGIESDKLKKAVERLGRAVLSQKKPK from the coding sequence ATGGCCTTCAAAAAACGCGGCGCTGCCCAGATTTCCGAATTGGCCAACGGTATCATCGATCCGGTGATTGCACGGCGCGCCGGGATTTCGACGGCGCTGCTGTCGTCCTGGGACGAGATTGCCGGGGCCGATTTTGCCGATTGCACCCGGCCCGAGAAAATCGTCTGGCCGCGGCGTGATTATGCCGGTCAGGATTCGGGTCAGAAATCCGGCCCGAAGTCGAGTGCGCCTGCCGGTCGTTCCGGCGGGTATCAGGCGGGCGTGCTGACCATTGCCTGCGAAGGCGCGCGCGCGCTGTTTCTCAACCATGCGCAGGGCGAGTTGATTGCCCGCATCAACGGGTTTTTCGGCTATCCGGCCATCGGGCAGATTCGCATCGTGCAAAAACCGGTGTCGAATACCGCCAAGCACCGGCGCGGGCCGGGCCGTCTGGACGCGGTGCAGGCGAAAAAGCTCTCGGAAATGACTGAGGGGATTGAGAGCGACAAGCTCAAAAAAGCAGTCGAGCGGCTGGGCCGGGCGGTATTGTCGCAAAAAAAGCCGAAATGA
- the mutY gene encoding A/G-specific adenine glycosylase, translating into MSMKTRKPAEQTLHEDGLHQDGPHQDGPSADELLAWYDRHHRDLPWRISPPMAARGIRPDPYHIWLSEVMLQQTTVQAVKPYFLKFLARWPKVTDLAAAPTEDVMAAWAGLGYYARARNLKKCAEAVADLHGGVFPDTQEGLQSLPGIGDYTSAAIAAIAFNRQAAVMDGNVERVISRLYAISDPLPGAKPAIKARVAALTPTERPGDFAQAMMDLGATICTPKRPACSLCPFNTHCLALQAHDPEHFPVKAAKKTKPVRLGAAFIALDDCNRILLRKRADKGLLGGMTEVPTTEWTARIDGDDSEASAPMDANWRSCGVVTHVFTHFELRLTIFRADAVKGRPDDYHWADHGWWEPLINLEAQALPTVMKKAITQAIPEAFAARKME; encoded by the coding sequence ATGAGCATGAAAACCCGAAAACCTGCCGAACAAACCCTTCACGAAGACGGGCTTCACCAAGATGGGCCTCACCAAGATGGGCCAAGCGCTGACGAGCTTCTCGCCTGGTATGACCGCCATCACCGTGATCTGCCCTGGCGGATTTCGCCGCCGATGGCGGCGCGCGGTATCAGGCCCGATCCCTATCACATCTGGCTGTCGGAAGTGATGCTGCAACAAACGACGGTGCAGGCGGTCAAACCCTATTTCCTGAAATTTCTGGCCCGCTGGCCGAAAGTCACCGATCTGGCTGCCGCCCCCACCGAGGACGTGATGGCGGCCTGGGCGGGCCTTGGCTATTATGCCCGCGCGCGCAACCTGAAAAAATGCGCCGAGGCCGTCGCCGATCTGCATGGCGGTGTCTTTCCCGACACCCAGGAAGGCCTGCAATCGCTGCCGGGCATTGGCGATTATACCTCCGCTGCCATTGCCGCCATTGCGTTTAACCGGCAGGCGGCGGTGATGGACGGCAATGTCGAGCGGGTGATATCAAGGCTATACGCGATTTCCGATCCGCTGCCCGGCGCCAAACCGGCGATCAAGGCGCGGGTCGCAGCGCTGACGCCCACTGAGCGGCCCGGCGATTTTGCGCAAGCGATGATGGATCTGGGCGCGACGATCTGCACGCCGAAACGGCCTGCCTGTTCGCTCTGTCCGTTCAACACCCACTGTCTGGCGCTGCAAGCCCATGACCCCGAGCATTTTCCGGTCAAGGCAGCGAAGAAGACTAAGCCGGTGCGGCTTGGCGCCGCCTTCATCGCCCTTGACGACTGCAACCGCATCCTGCTGCGCAAGCGCGCCGACAAGGGGCTTCTGGGTGGCATGACAGAAGTGCCGACCACCGAATGGACGGCTCGCATCGACGGCGACGACAGCGAGGCCAGCGCGCCGATGGACGCCAATTGGCGGTCCTGCGGGGTCGTCACTCATGTGTTTACCCATTTCGAGCTACGGCTGACGATCTTCCGCGCCGATGCGGTCAAAGGACGGCCCGATGATTACCATTGGGCCGATCACGGATGGTGGGAGCCGCTCATCAATCTTGAAGCCCAGGCCTTGCCGACGGTGATGAAAAAGGCGATCACCCAGGCTATACCCGAGGCCTTCGCAGCCAGAAAAATGGAATAG
- a CDS encoding HAD family hydrolase encodes MAEIRHIVFDIGKVLIHYDPNLPFSRIIPDAKERQWFFDNVCTHDWNIEQDRGRTWADAEALLIAQYPDREAHIRAFRQHWREMVPHAYDGTVEIFNGLIDEGRDVTMLTNFAADTFTEAREMFPFLNRPRGVTVSGEIGLIKPDVAIYHRHATDFGLDPAHSIFIDDSLPNVVGAKAAGWQAVHFESPEKLKADLTNVGVL; translated from the coding sequence ATGGCAGAGATCCGGCATATCGTTTTCGACATCGGCAAGGTACTGATCCATTACGACCCCAACCTGCCCTTCAGCCGGATCATCCCGGATGCCAAGGAGCGGCAATGGTTTTTCGACAATGTCTGCACCCATGACTGGAACATCGAACAGGACCGGGGCCGTACATGGGCCGATGCCGAAGCCCTGCTGATTGCCCAATATCCCGACCGCGAAGCGCATATCCGCGCCTTTCGCCAGCATTGGCGCGAAATGGTGCCGCATGCCTATGACGGCACCGTCGAGATCTTCAATGGCCTGATTGATGAGGGCCGCGATGTGACCATGCTGACCAATTTCGCCGCCGACACATTCACTGAAGCCCGCGAGATGTTTCCCTTCCTCAACCGCCCGCGCGGCGTCACAGTGTCGGGCGAGATCGGCCTGATCAAGCCGGATGTGGCGATTTATCACCGCCATGCCACGGATTTTGGTCTCGATCCCGCCCATTCGATTTTCATTGATGACAGCCTGCCCAATGTGGTGGGTGCCAAGGCTGCTGGTTGGCAGGCGGTGCATTTCGAGAGCCCGGAAAAGCTCAAGGCCGATCTCACAAACGTCGGCGTGCTCTGA
- a CDS encoding putative quinol monooxygenase: MAKVFLDGHIDVPEDRLEAVKAALPEHVALTRAEPGCLSFNVEACPTIAGRFLVSEVFVDQASFDAHQQRTKASNWFAVTQGIARDYTIRA, translated from the coding sequence ATGGCCAAAGTGTTTCTCGACGGCCATATCGACGTGCCGGAGGATCGGCTGGAAGCCGTAAAGGCGGCTCTGCCTGAGCATGTCGCCCTGACGCGGGCCGAGCCGGGGTGCCTGTCTTTCAACGTCGAAGCCTGCCCTACTATCGCCGGACGTTTTCTTGTTTCGGAAGTCTTTGTTGATCAGGCATCTTTCGACGCGCATCAGCAGCGCACGAAAGCATCGAACTGGTTCGCGGTGACGCAGGGCATCGCCAGGGATTATACGATCAGGGCTTGA
- a CDS encoding glycosyl transferase produces MTLDATEKVTSSYKQGLFQQALDELAALLPPARQDPRMVIMAAQCHYRLGHLEAAADHYSGAANLVATDGIRLNKVAFELYKKAGHTEKAFASAERILQVEPRDHAAAIFRRHHLFDFLRLDELKAANDAALAAILAGDEFAMSCELPFNILHWCSDESIQARILGEGRPDISPQIRAMRRQKPHVFGDKVRIGYLSNDFFSAHATMILLQGVLERHDRNRFEIILYCYSSKALVESDNGSRARMGMIKQIGDLSDAAASTMIQNNDLDILVDLKGHTKDARIGLVNSGLAPIQVAWLGFPGSGIGIDCDYIISDPIVTPQSSKPFYQEKFCRLPETYQPNDNINRPLPPAVPRAALGLPQDRFVLASFNSIKKLSPQTVEAWLKIMADLPDSILWILCRNDIAKDNLRTLFARHGLSAERLIFTPPLAYPYHLARLSAADLVLDSFPYCGHTTTSDCLWAGVPVLALKGQNFASRVSESLLTALGVPELVAATVDDYIAQAQDLAHNRNRLQDLRDRIAANRRTMPLFDTERFTRHLEDAYEMMVARAKAGLEPDHMDVPARPFL; encoded by the coding sequence ATGACCTTGGATGCTACCGAGAAAGTCACCTCATCCTATAAACAGGGTCTGTTTCAACAGGCGCTCGATGAACTTGCCGCACTCTTGCCGCCTGCCAGGCAAGATCCGCGAATGGTCATCATGGCTGCCCAATGCCATTATCGGCTTGGGCATTTGGAGGCGGCGGCGGATCATTATAGCGGTGCAGCGAACCTCGTTGCCACCGATGGCATAAGGCTGAACAAAGTTGCATTCGAACTCTATAAAAAGGCCGGGCATACTGAAAAAGCCTTTGCCTCAGCCGAACGCATATTGCAGGTTGAGCCGAGAGATCATGCTGCCGCTATTTTTCGCCGGCATCATTTGTTCGATTTTCTCCGGTTGGATGAGCTGAAAGCCGCCAATGACGCGGCATTGGCGGCAATCCTGGCGGGTGATGAATTTGCCATGTCCTGCGAGCTGCCGTTCAACATTCTTCACTGGTGCAGCGATGAGAGCATTCAAGCCCGCATCCTGGGCGAGGGCCGGCCAGACATATCCCCGCAGATCCGCGCAATGCGCCGGCAAAAACCGCATGTCTTTGGTGATAAGGTCAGGATTGGCTATCTTTCCAACGATTTTTTCAGTGCTCATGCGACGATGATCCTGTTGCAGGGCGTGCTTGAGCGCCATGACAGGAACCGTTTCGAGATTATCCTCTATTGCTATTCAAGCAAGGCATTGGTCGAAAGCGATAATGGATCGCGCGCTCGCATGGGCATGATCAAGCAAATCGGCGACCTGTCTGATGCGGCAGCCAGCACGATGATCCAGAATAACGACCTGGACATTCTTGTCGATCTGAAAGGCCATACCAAGGATGCCAGAATAGGCCTGGTCAATTCCGGCCTTGCGCCGATACAGGTGGCCTGGCTTGGTTTTCCGGGCAGCGGCATCGGCATAGACTGTGACTATATCATCAGCGATCCGATTGTGACGCCTCAGTCCAGCAAGCCGTTTTACCAGGAAAAGTTTTGCCGTTTGCCGGAAACCTATCAACCTAATGACAATATCAACCGGCCCTTGCCGCCAGCAGTGCCGCGAGCAGCTTTGGGCTTGCCGCAGGACAGGTTCGTTCTGGCATCCTTCAACAGCATCAAGAAGCTCAGCCCGCAAACTGTCGAGGCATGGCTGAAGATTATGGCGGATCTGCCGGACAGCATCCTGTGGATCCTGTGCAGAAACGACATTGCCAAGGACAATCTCCGGACACTGTTCGCGCGTCATGGCCTGTCAGCGGAACGACTGATTTTCACGCCGCCACTTGCCTACCCGTATCACCTCGCCAGGCTGTCCGCAGCAGATCTTGTCCTCGACAGTTTTCCCTATTGTGGCCATACGACCACATCCGATTGCCTTTGGGCCGGAGTGCCCGTTCTGGCGCTGAAGGGCCAGAATTTCGCCTCCCGCGTTTCTGAAAGCCTGCTGACCGCGCTTGGCGTACCGGAACTGGTGGCTGCGACCGTTGATGATTACATTGCCCAGGCGCAAGACCTTGCGCACAACAGAAACCGTCTTCAAGACTTGCGCGACAGGATCGCCGCCAACCGGCGCACAATGCCATTGTTCGATACCGAACGCTTCACGCGCCACCTCGAAGATGCCTACGAGATGATGGTGGCGCGCGCCAAGGCCGGGCTGGAGCCGGATCACATGGATGTTCCGGCAAGGCCGTTCCTATGA
- a CDS encoding pyridoxamine 5'-phosphate oxidase family protein, with product MMTITTLQQLEALYGTVKETSLAKEIDHLNDDYAAFVSASPFILLATVGADGTDCSPKGDAPGFVAILDRKTLAIPDRPGNNRIDNLKNIIEDGRTSVLFLIPGVGETLRVNGRATISADPDLLARFAVDGKLPKSVILLAIDSVYFHCAKAILRSNLWDASRYVERSTLPSPGLMLKNIVNGFDGEAYDKELPERSRNSLY from the coding sequence ATGATGACCATTACCACGCTGCAACAGCTGGAAGCCCTCTATGGCACAGTGAAGGAGACGTCACTTGCCAAGGAAATCGACCATCTGAACGATGATTACGCCGCCTTCGTTAGCGCTTCGCCTTTCATCCTGCTCGCTACAGTCGGCGCTGATGGCACCGATTGCTCGCCCAAGGGCGATGCGCCTGGCTTCGTGGCAATTCTTGACCGCAAGACGCTGGCCATCCCCGACCGCCCTGGCAACAATCGGATCGATAACCTGAAGAACATCATCGAAGACGGTCGGACATCTGTGCTGTTTCTCATCCCCGGCGTCGGCGAAACGCTGAGGGTCAATGGCCGGGCTACGATCAGCGCCGACCCGGACCTGCTGGCCCGCTTTGCCGTCGATGGAAAGCTGCCGAAAAGCGTAATTTTGCTTGCCATCGACAGCGTCTATTTCCACTGCGCCAAGGCTATTCTCCGCTCAAATCTCTGGGACGCCTCCCGCTATGTCGAGCGCTCCACCCTGCCATCACCGGGCTTGATGCTGAAAAACATCGTCAATGGCTTCGATGGCGAAGCCTATGACAAGGAATTGCCGGAGCGATCAAGGAATAGCCTGTATTGA
- a CDS encoding site-specific DNA-methyltransferase, with product MASVFPLADLRRSNDPFAWMNSIIKGDCVAALEALPDQSVDAIFADPPYNLQLGGMLHRPDQSVVDAVDDAWDQFASFEAYDAFTRAWLLACRRVLKPHGTIWVIGSYHNIFRVGATLQDLNFWILNDIVWRKTNPMPNFKGRRFQNAHETMIWASRDAKAKSYTFNYDALKASNDDVQMRSDWLFPICSGGERLKGEDGKKIHPTQKPEALLARVILASTKPGDVVLDPFFGSGTTGAVAKRLGRNFVGIEREQDYIDAASARIDAVEALGKVELTVLTGKKSEPRVAFNTLLDSGLLQPGQVLSCEKRRHSAIIRADGTLVSGTQAGSIHRVGARVRGLDACNGWTFWHYEDAGKLKPIDDLRSLVRASMGKLAG from the coding sequence ATGGCCTCTGTTTTCCCGCTCGCCGACCTTCGTCGCTCCAACGATCCCTTCGCCTGGATGAACAGTATCATCAAGGGCGACTGTGTTGCGGCTTTGGAGGCTCTGCCGGATCAATCGGTGGATGCGATCTTTGCGGATCCACCGTATAATCTGCAGTTGGGGGGCATGCTCCACCGGCCGGACCAGTCTGTTGTCGACGCCGTGGACGATGCATGGGACCAGTTCGCCTCTTTCGAGGCTTACGATGCCTTCACACGCGCCTGGTTGCTAGCCTGCCGGCGCGTGTTGAAGCCGCATGGCACCATCTGGGTCATCGGCTCCTATCACAATATTTTCCGGGTCGGCGCGACGCTTCAGGATCTGAATTTCTGGATTTTGAATGATATCGTCTGGCGCAAGACCAACCCCATGCCGAATTTCAAGGGCCGCCGGTTTCAGAACGCCCATGAAACGATGATCTGGGCCTCGCGCGATGCCAAGGCCAAGAGCTACACCTTCAATTACGATGCGCTGAAGGCGTCCAACGACGATGTGCAGATGCGCTCCGACTGGCTGTTCCCGATCTGCTCCGGCGGCGAGCGTCTGAAGGGCGAGGACGGCAAGAAGATCCATCCGACCCAGAAGCCGGAAGCCCTGCTGGCCCGCGTCATCCTGGCCTCGACCAAGCCCGGCGACGTGGTGCTCGACCCATTCTTCGGCTCCGGCACGACCGGCGCTGTTGCCAAGCGTCTGGGCCGCAATTTCGTCGGTATCGAGCGGGAACAGGACTATATCGACGCCGCTTCCGCCCGCATCGACGCCGTCGAGGCATTGGGCAAGGTGGAACTGACGGTCTTGACCGGCAAGAAATCCGAGCCGCGCGTCGCCTTCAATACGCTTTTGGACAGCGGTCTTTTGCAGCCCGGTCAGGTGCTGAGCTGCGAAAAACGTCGCCATAGCGCCATCATCCGCGCCGATGGCACGCTGGTTTCCGGCACGCAAGCCGGCTCCATCCACCGGGTTGGCGCCCGGGTGCGTGGCCTGGATGCGTGCAATGGCTGGACCTTCTGGCACTACGAGGACGCAGGCAAGTTGAAGCCGATCGATGACTTGCGCAGCCTGGTGCGCGCCAGCATGGGCAAGTTGGCGGGATGA
- a CDS encoding DUF1284 domain-containing protein, whose product MTVRLRGHHLLCMLTFVGEGYTADFVANYRRVAARLTEGETIEIVDGPDDLCQPLTHSQTAHCFRDSVLERDRKAKDAVAQLLSRPVATGTVITPDATLLARLRAAFATGSVRSACHDCEWSSLCDGIAAEGYSGALVNPPAA is encoded by the coding sequence ATGACGGTGCGGTTGCGCGGTCATCATCTGCTCTGCATGCTGACCTTTGTCGGTGAAGGCTATACTGCCGATTTCGTCGCCAATTATCGCCGCGTCGCAGCGCGGTTGACCGAGGGCGAAACCATTGAGATCGTCGATGGCCCCGACGATCTCTGTCAGCCCTTGACCCATTCGCAAACGGCTCATTGTTTCCGCGACAGTGTGCTGGAGCGCGACCGGAAAGCCAAGGATGCCGTGGCCCAGTTGCTGTCTCGCCCGGTGGCGACCGGCACGGTCATCACCCCGGATGCCACCCTGCTGGCGCGGTTGCGGGCCGCCTTTGCCACGGGCTCGGTGCGGTCTGCCTGTCATGATTGCGAATGGTCGTCGCTCTGCGATGGCATAGCGGCTGAGGGCTACAGCGGAGCGTTGGTGAATCCGCCCGCGGCTTGA
- a CDS encoding GntR family transcriptional regulator, with amino-acid sequence MSKAKDDTIAARIARVLAQRIVHGDLQPGIRLAQDHIAEEFSVSQVPVREAFRRLEAQGLVVSLPRRGVRVASFDLKQVREVAEMRAALEVLALKHAAPHLTPALLDEAEAATSACDRADNVEDWEAANRRFHRLIVSTCDMPRLLTAIDDLHAVSAHFLLAGWQSGWERRTDHDHRAILDALRRNAVGEATAILERHVQWIGRAPAPRRGEPQPERFAIVG; translated from the coding sequence ATGAGCAAAGCCAAGGACGACACTATAGCCGCGAGGATTGCCCGCGTGTTGGCGCAACGCATCGTGCATGGAGACTTGCAGCCCGGCATTCGGCTTGCACAGGACCATATTGCCGAGGAATTTTCGGTAAGCCAGGTGCCGGTGCGGGAGGCCTTCCGGCGTCTGGAGGCGCAGGGCCTTGTCGTCAGTCTGCCGCGCCGCGGGGTCCGGGTGGCGAGTTTCGATCTGAAACAGGTGCGTGAAGTGGCGGAAATGCGCGCCGCACTTGAAGTGCTGGCGCTGAAGCATGCCGCTCCCCATCTGACGCCCGCGCTGCTGGACGAAGCGGAAGCCGCGACCTCCGCCTGCGATCGCGCCGACAATGTCGAGGATTGGGAGGCGGCCAATCGACGCTTTCACCGGTTGATCGTTTCCACCTGCGATATGCCGCGCCTGTTGACCGCCATCGACGACCTGCACGCGGTCAGCGCTCATTTCCTGCTGGCAGGCTGGCAAAGTGGCTGGGAGCGCCGCACCGATCATGACCATCGCGCCATCCTGGATGCCTTGCGCCGCAACGCCGTGGGTGAGGCGACAGCCATCCTGGAGCGGCATGTGCAGTGGATTGGCCGGGCGCCCGCGCCGCGCCGCGGTGAGCCGCAGCCGGAGCGTTTTGCGATTGTCGGATGA
- a CDS encoding HAD family hydrolase, producing the protein MAGFDLTLFDCDGVLVDSEIIAAKVESKLLTEAGYPISVEEMGERFSGMTWKNILMTIEKEVDIPLSASLIDKSEALLDQRLAREVKLVEGVTYALSRLQGPRCICSNSSSQRLDMMLTKVGLKEFFAPHVYSAKDLGADRVKPKPDIYLHGAAQFNVKPQNCVVVEDSVHGIHAARAAGMRVIGFTGASHTYPSHADRLTEAGAETVIARMMDLPAVIAAMAEWDHVI; encoded by the coding sequence ATGGCTGGCTTCGACCTCACCCTTTTCGATTGTGACGGCGTGCTCGTCGATTCCGAAATCATTGCCGCCAAAGTGGAATCCAAGCTGCTGACCGAGGCAGGCTACCCGATTTCAGTCGAGGAAATGGGTGAGCGTTTTTCCGGCATGACCTGGAAAAACATCCTGATGACCATCGAGAAGGAAGTGGATATTCCGCTCTCGGCCAGCCTGATCGACAAATCGGAAGCCCTGCTGGACCAGCGACTGGCCCGCGAGGTCAAGCTGGTGGAAGGGGTCACCTACGCCCTGTCACGTCTGCAGGGACCGCGCTGCATCTGCTCCAATTCCTCGTCACAGCGGCTGGACATGATGCTGACCAAGGTTGGCCTCAAGGAGTTTTTCGCGCCGCATGTCTATTCCGCCAAGGATCTCGGCGCTGACCGGGTCAAGCCGAAGCCGGATATCTATCTGCATGGCGCCGCCCAGTTCAACGTCAAGCCGCAAAATTGCGTGGTGGTTGAAGACAGCGTGCATGGCATCCATGCCGCCCGCGCCGCTGGAATGCGGGTCATCGGCTTTACCGGCGCCTCCCACACCTACCCCTCCCATGCCGACCGCCTGACCGAAGCCGGGGCCGAAACCGTGATCGCCCGAATGATGGACCTGCCAGCCGTGATTGCCGCCATGGCCGAATGGGACCATGTGATCTAA
- a CDS encoding diacylglycerol/lipid kinase family protein, with the protein MRVTVVRNPVAGGAHTWPATARALAEIFPGYSLVETVKGMTGPQARAAVTPETDLVLVVGGDGTVGQAVDGLLTSLYPKTAFAFLPGGTGADFSRNFDWPATTERQLQAIATAAPRRIDVGVLQSHVGGGEAQTTHFINVASTGVSGEIVAAIEANRGPSRLPAFLRYRLMSLARIARYKGAALRISVDGRCVYDGAVLVAAVTNGSWFGAGVRAAPQALLDDGQLDLVFARHCGAIGNLKIFAAFANGSPANSAAIETHRGQVIDIEPHGKIPMAEADGEVIRPGALRFSILPQALTVRLPPVVAPG; encoded by the coding sequence ATGAGGGTGACGGTCGTTCGCAATCCGGTGGCGGGCGGGGCTCATACATGGCCTGCCACGGCCCGTGCCCTTGCGGAGATTTTTCCCGGCTATTCGCTGGTCGAAACCGTCAAGGGCATGACGGGTCCCCAGGCGCGTGCCGCCGTCACGCCGGAAACCGATCTGGTGCTGGTGGTGGGTGGCGATGGCACGGTTGGTCAGGCCGTGGATGGGCTGCTGACGTCGCTTTATCCGAAAACCGCCTTTGCCTTCCTGCCGGGTGGCACGGGCGCGGATTTTTCCCGTAATTTCGATTGGCCCGCAACAACCGAGCGCCAATTGCAGGCGATTGCTACGGCCGCCCCGCGCCGTATCGATGTCGGAGTTCTGCAAAGCCATGTGGGCGGTGGCGAGGCGCAGACCACGCATTTCATCAATGTCGCCAGTACCGGCGTCTCGGGCGAGATCGTCGCTGCGATCGAGGCAAACCGTGGACCCTCGCGTCTGCCGGCTTTCCTGCGCTACCGGCTCATGTCATTGGCGCGCATCGCCCGCTACAAGGGAGCGGCCCTGCGCATTTCGGTGGATGGAAGATGCGTTTATGACGGCGCGGTTCTTGTGGCCGCCGTTACCAATGGCAGCTGGTTTGGCGCCGGAGTGCGCGCCGCGCCGCAGGCTTTGCTGGACGATGGCCAGCTCGATCTGGTCTTTGCACGCCATTGCGGCGCCATCGGCAATCTGAAGATCTTTGCCGCTTTCGCCAATGGCAGTCCGGCGAATTCGGCCGCGATCGAGACCCATCGCGGCCAGGTGATCGACATCGAGCCGCACGGCAAGATCCCCATGGCCGAGGCCGATGGTGAAGTGATCAGGCCCGGCGCATTGCGCTTCAGCATTCTGCCACAAGCGCTCACCGTTCGCCTCCCGCCAGTAGTGGCGCCTGGGTGA